One window of Microbacterium sp. 1S1 genomic DNA carries:
- a CDS encoding ArsR/SmtB family transcription factor yields MTLPATIDQSTCCTPHVTATLGPDDAERIARVFKALGDPTRVMLLSLISGSEGGEACICDLTGPVGLSQGTVSHHMKLLADAGLVTREQRGRWAYFSLNDAALGAAADALRSPVLDASGR; encoded by the coding sequence GTGACCCTTCCCGCGACCATCGACCAGAGCACGTGCTGCACGCCTCACGTCACCGCCACGCTCGGCCCCGACGACGCCGAGCGGATCGCGCGCGTCTTCAAAGCTCTGGGCGACCCCACTCGCGTGATGCTGCTGTCGCTGATCTCCGGCAGCGAGGGCGGAGAAGCCTGCATCTGCGATCTCACCGGACCCGTGGGCCTCTCCCAGGGCACCGTCTCGCACCACATGAAGCTGCTCGCCGACGCGGGACTCGTCACGCGCGAGCAGCGGGGCCGATGGGCGTACTTCTCGCTGAACGACGCGGCCCTTGGCGCTGCCGCCGACGCCTTGCGGTCGCCGGTGCTCGACGCTTCCGGTCGCTGA
- a CDS encoding TetR/AcrR family transcriptional regulator produces the protein MVRNEARRRQLADAGLAVLAREGSRGLTHRAVDAEAQVPGGTTSNYFRSRDALIEGLVDRIGERLAPTPEDLERRADVTPSRALFADYIRDIVRRLTADRDVTLALFALRLESARRPELAALLGAWQRAGFDADVAFNVAAGLPGGRREIALFHYAIDGLLLDRLTVPIDPDTSTDDVIDDLVAGLLP, from the coding sequence ATGGTGAGGAACGAGGCGCGTCGGCGGCAGCTTGCGGACGCCGGGCTGGCCGTGTTGGCGCGCGAAGGGTCGCGGGGACTCACACACCGCGCCGTCGACGCCGAGGCGCAGGTTCCCGGCGGCACGACCTCCAACTACTTCCGCAGCAGGGATGCGCTGATCGAGGGGCTCGTCGACCGCATCGGAGAGCGTCTGGCCCCCACGCCGGAGGACCTGGAGCGACGGGCGGATGTCACTCCGAGTCGCGCGCTGTTCGCCGACTACATCCGCGACATCGTGCGTCGCCTCACCGCCGACCGCGACGTCACCCTCGCGTTGTTCGCACTCCGCCTGGAGAGCGCCCGCCGGCCCGAACTGGCCGCCCTGCTCGGCGCCTGGCAGCGGGCGGGGTTCGACGCGGACGTCGCCTTCAACGTCGCCGCCGGCCTCCCTGGCGGCCGTCGTGAGATCGCTCTGTTCCATTACGCGATCGACGGCCTGCTGCTCGACCGGCTCACCGTGCCGATCGACCCCGACACCTCGACGGACGACGTCATCGACGATCTCGTCGCCGGGCTCCTGCCCTGA
- a CDS encoding aldehyde dehydrogenase family protein yields MTIVEEDVSLAYAAPGQPGAVANYRPRYGHYIGGEFVEPAKGQYFENISPVNGKPFSEVGRGTVEDIDRAVDVAWKAFTAWGKTSPAERSVILNRIADRMEQHLEEIAVAETWENGKPVRETLAADIPLAIDHFRYFAGVLRAQEGGISQLDENTVAYHFHEPLGVVGQIIPWNFPILMAVWKLAPALAAGNCIVIKPAEQTPASILFLFDIIGDLLPAGVVNIVNGFGIEAGAPLAQHKRIRKVAFTGETTTGRLIMQYASQNLIPVTLELGGKSPNVFFEDVARSTSDPFYDKALEGFTMFALNQGEVCTCPSRALIQRSIYDGFLADGLERVKKVVQGNPLDPATMIGAQASNDQLEKILSYIDIGKQGGARLLTGGERADLGGDLSEGFYVQPTVFEGTNDMRIFQEEIFGPVLSVTSFDDFDDAISIANDTLYGLGAGVWSRSGDTAYRAGRAIEAGRVWTNTYHQYPAHAAFGGYKQSGVGRENHKMMLDHYQQTKNLLVSYADGPLGFF; encoded by the coding sequence ATGACCATCGTCGAAGAAGACGTGTCCCTCGCCTACGCCGCCCCTGGACAACCGGGTGCGGTCGCGAACTACCGGCCCCGGTACGGCCACTACATCGGCGGCGAGTTCGTCGAGCCCGCCAAGGGCCAGTACTTCGAGAACATCAGTCCCGTCAACGGCAAGCCCTTCAGCGAGGTCGGCCGCGGCACCGTCGAGGACATCGACCGCGCCGTCGACGTCGCCTGGAAGGCCTTCACCGCCTGGGGCAAGACCAGCCCCGCGGAGCGCTCCGTGATCCTGAACCGCATCGCCGACCGGATGGAGCAGCACCTCGAGGAGATCGCGGTCGCCGAGACCTGGGAGAACGGCAAGCCGGTGCGGGAGACCCTCGCCGCCGACATCCCGCTCGCGATCGACCACTTTCGCTACTTCGCCGGGGTGCTCCGTGCGCAGGAGGGCGGCATCAGCCAGCTCGACGAGAACACCGTCGCGTATCACTTCCACGAGCCGCTCGGCGTCGTCGGCCAGATCATCCCCTGGAACTTCCCGATCCTCATGGCCGTGTGGAAGCTGGCGCCGGCGCTCGCCGCGGGCAACTGCATCGTCATCAAGCCCGCGGAGCAGACGCCCGCGTCGATCCTGTTCCTGTTCGACATCATCGGCGACCTGCTGCCGGCCGGTGTGGTGAACATCGTGAACGGCTTCGGCATCGAGGCCGGCGCACCACTCGCGCAGCACAAGCGCATCCGCAAGGTCGCCTTCACCGGAGAGACCACGACCGGCCGCCTCATCATGCAGTACGCCTCGCAGAACCTCATCCCCGTCACCCTGGAGCTCGGCGGCAAGAGCCCGAACGTCTTCTTCGAGGACGTCGCGCGCTCCACGAGCGACCCGTTCTACGACAAGGCACTCGAGGGTTTCACGATGTTCGCGCTCAACCAGGGCGAGGTCTGCACCTGTCCGTCACGCGCCCTCATCCAGCGCTCGATCTACGACGGCTTCCTCGCCGACGGCCTCGAGCGCGTGAAGAAGGTCGTGCAGGGCAACCCGCTCGATCCGGCGACCATGATCGGCGCGCAGGCCTCGAACGATCAGCTGGAGAAGATCCTCAGCTACATCGACATCGGGAAGCAGGGCGGGGCCCGACTGCTCACGGGAGGCGAGCGCGCCGACCTCGGCGGCGACCTCAGCGAGGGCTTCTACGTGCAGCCGACGGTGTTCGAGGGAACGAACGACATGCGGATCTTCCAGGAGGAGATCTTCGGTCCGGTGCTCTCGGTGACGTCGTTCGACGACTTCGACGACGCGATCTCGATCGCGAACGACACCCTCTACGGCCTCGGCGCGGGGGTCTGGAGCCGGAGCGGCGACACCGCCTACCGTGCGGGCCGGGCGATCGAGGCCGGTCGTGTCTGGACGAACACGTACCACCAGTACCCGGCGCATGCCGCGTTCGGCGGGTACAAGCAGTCCGGTGTGGGCCGCGAGAACCACAAGATGATGCTCGACCACTACCAGCAGACGAAGAACCTGCTCGTCTCGTACGCTGATGGCCCGCTGGGCTTCTTCTGA
- a CDS encoding FAD-dependent oxidoreductase, whose translation MTDLPVAIIGAGPQGLAAAAHLTERGLDALVLEQGEHAGDAVREWGHVRMFSSWPELTDAAARRLLEPTGWTAPASGYPRAEEWLQEYLLPLADALGHRVRTGTTVTGVSRRGRDKVVDAGRRDQPFVVHTRDSAGAEGTVLARAIIDASGTWSLPNPAGADGFPAVGETAARARITYRIPDDVSAFAGMHAVVVGAGHSATHAVLRLSELARREPGTRVTWLLRRGSAATVFGGGAADELPERAALGTRARAVVESGVVEVVTGFRVAELRSESGTLSVIAEDGREVSGVGHVFALTGFRPDTSFLRELRIDLHPSLDAVAGIADEIDPNIHSCGSVAATGARQLAQPEHGVFIVGAKSYGRAPTFLALTGFEQVRSVAAHLAGDHEAAARNELVLPETGVCGGAGGFDGAGSCCAAPTTLQIGSRPVPVG comes from the coding sequence ATGACCGACCTGCCCGTGGCCATCATCGGCGCCGGCCCGCAGGGTCTGGCGGCTGCGGCACACCTGACGGAACGCGGTCTCGATGCCCTCGTGCTGGAACAGGGCGAGCACGCCGGAGACGCTGTCCGGGAGTGGGGGCACGTGCGGATGTTCTCCTCCTGGCCGGAGCTCACGGATGCCGCCGCACGCCGCCTTCTCGAACCGACCGGCTGGACCGCACCGGCCAGCGGGTATCCCCGGGCGGAGGAGTGGCTGCAGGAGTACCTCCTGCCCCTCGCGGACGCCCTGGGGCACAGGGTCCGTACCGGGACCACGGTCACCGGTGTCTCCCGGAGGGGGCGCGACAAAGTCGTCGATGCCGGGCGGCGCGATCAGCCGTTCGTCGTGCACACGCGCGACAGCGCCGGTGCCGAGGGCACGGTGCTGGCGCGGGCGATCATCGATGCGAGCGGCACCTGGAGCCTCCCGAACCCCGCGGGGGCCGATGGCTTCCCGGCGGTCGGCGAGACCGCCGCACGTGCCCGAATCACGTATCGGATCCCGGACGACGTCTCCGCCTTCGCCGGTATGCACGCGGTGGTCGTCGGCGCCGGGCACTCGGCGACGCACGCCGTGCTCCGCCTCAGCGAACTGGCGCGTCGTGAACCCGGAACCCGCGTGACGTGGCTGCTGCGTCGAGGGAGTGCGGCCACCGTGTTCGGCGGCGGGGCAGCGGACGAATTGCCGGAGCGCGCGGCTCTCGGCACCCGTGCGCGCGCGGTCGTCGAATCGGGCGTCGTCGAGGTGGTCACCGGCTTCCGCGTCGCTGAACTCCGTTCCGAGTCCGGCACCCTGTCCGTGATCGCGGAGGATGGTCGGGAGGTCTCCGGTGTCGGTCACGTCTTCGCCCTCACCGGCTTTCGTCCGGACACGAGCTTCCTGCGCGAGCTTCGCATCGACCTCCATCCCTCCTTGGACGCGGTGGCGGGAATCGCCGACGAGATCGACCCGAACATCCACTCGTGCGGTTCGGTGGCGGCCACGGGCGCCCGACAACTCGCCCAGCCGGAGCACGGCGTGTTCATCGTCGGCGCGAAGTCCTACGGACGCGCCCCGACCTTCCTGGCCCTGACCGGGTTCGAGCAGGTGCGCAGCGTCGCCGCACATCTCGCGGGAGACCACGAGGCGGCCGCGCGCAACGAGCTCGTGCTGCCCGAGACGGGTGTCTGCGGGGGAGCCGGAGGCTTCGACGGCGCGGGCAGTTGCTGCGCCGCGCCCACTACGCTGCAGATCGGGTCCCGACCCGTCCCGGTCGGCTGA
- a CDS encoding GAF domain-containing protein, whose amino-acid sequence MSATWHDPREASPTASRLLVERAHEELIAGNLDDHRLREVRPLVRESWERSWRHRVGPEGLPPLDLQEHELEAYRRAHPLASAMDMIRALLLPGDSEDSGVVIAVGDQAGRLLWIEGDAQLRSLTEGMGFVAGANWAEDAVGTSAPGTALTLERSVQIRGAEHYNRLVHPWSCSAAPVHDPETRRVLGVIDITGGPEVVTPQARLLVDATARAVESELLVARLRGRTESSARRSPGKTPPEPTARARLQVLGRDRARLETASRHGETVAELSARHAAILLMLAVHRQGLSADRLAELVYGADVSPDTLRPEMVRLRKVLERSAPDLVPESRPYRLPVPLETDAHDVLSLLDRGAHRVALTAYRGAVLPESTSPGVEEFRGSVRAALREVMLSGASLDVLLAYADTPEGSEDAEVLRLALEMLPARSPRRAGLVTRIERLA is encoded by the coding sequence GTGTCTGCGACGTGGCACGATCCGCGAGAGGCGTCACCGACGGCGTCTCGCCTCCTCGTCGAGCGCGCCCACGAGGAGCTCATCGCCGGGAACCTGGACGATCACCGACTCCGTGAGGTTCGTCCGCTCGTGCGGGAGTCCTGGGAGCGGTCCTGGCGCCATCGCGTCGGACCGGAGGGGCTGCCCCCGCTCGACCTGCAGGAGCACGAGCTCGAGGCGTACCGTCGCGCCCATCCACTCGCCTCCGCGATGGACATGATCCGCGCCCTGCTGCTGCCGGGCGACTCCGAGGACTCCGGGGTGGTCATCGCCGTGGGAGACCAGGCGGGTCGCCTGCTGTGGATCGAGGGCGATGCCCAGCTCCGGTCCCTCACCGAGGGCATGGGATTCGTCGCGGGCGCGAACTGGGCGGAGGACGCGGTCGGCACCAGCGCCCCCGGCACGGCGCTCACGCTGGAGCGCTCGGTGCAGATCCGTGGGGCCGAGCACTACAACCGACTCGTGCATCCGTGGTCGTGCAGCGCGGCTCCCGTGCACGACCCGGAGACGCGGCGGGTCCTCGGGGTGATCGACATCACCGGCGGGCCGGAGGTCGTGACCCCGCAGGCCCGGCTGCTCGTCGACGCCACCGCGCGGGCGGTCGAATCCGAACTCCTCGTCGCCCGGCTGCGGGGACGCACGGAGTCCTCGGCTCGACGTTCGCCCGGGAAGACACCGCCGGAGCCCACCGCCCGCGCCCGGCTGCAGGTGCTGGGACGCGACCGCGCCCGCCTGGAGACCGCGTCACGGCACGGAGAGACGGTGGCCGAGCTCAGCGCTCGGCACGCGGCGATCCTCCTGATGCTGGCCGTGCACCGCCAGGGGCTCTCGGCCGACCGGCTCGCCGAGCTCGTCTACGGTGCGGACGTGTCCCCGGACACGCTGCGGCCGGAGATGGTGCGGCTGCGGAAGGTGCTGGAGCGCTCGGCCCCCGATCTCGTGCCGGAGTCCCGTCCGTACCGCCTTCCCGTGCCGCTGGAGACCGACGCGCACGACGTGCTGTCCCTCCTCGATCGCGGCGCCCACCGGGTCGCCCTCACCGCCTACCGTGGTGCCGTGCTGCCGGAGTCGACGTCGCCCGGTGTCGAGGAGTTCCGCGGCTCGGTCCGTGCGGCCCTCCGCGAGGTGATGCTGTCCGGAGCGAGTCTCGATGTGCTGCTCGCCTACGCGGACACCCCGGAGGGGAGCGAGGATGCGGAGGTGCTGCGGCTGGCGCTGGAGATGCTGCCCGCGCGCTCGCCGCGTCGCGCCGGCCTCGTGACGCGGATCGAGCGGCTCGCCTGA
- a CDS encoding DUF779 domain-containing protein — MASPTPPARVAVTDPAAALVRELTAQHGPLMFHQSGGCCDGSAPMCYPVGMFLTGPGDVLLGALDVGLDDPVEVFMSASQFEYWKYTHLTIDVVPGRGAGFSVEGPTGMRFLIRSRMLDEAELAGLGVTA; from the coding sequence ATGGCCAGTCCGACCCCGCCCGCGCGCGTCGCGGTGACCGACCCCGCCGCCGCGCTCGTCCGCGAACTCACCGCGCAGCACGGGCCGCTCATGTTCCACCAGTCCGGCGGCTGCTGCGACGGCTCCGCGCCCATGTGCTATCCGGTGGGGATGTTCCTCACCGGCCCGGGCGACGTGCTCCTCGGCGCCCTCGACGTGGGGCTCGACGATCCGGTCGAGGTCTTCATGTCGGCCTCGCAGTTCGAGTACTGGAAGTACACGCATCTGACGATCGACGTCGTGCCGGGACGCGGTGCCGGCTTCAGCGTCGAGGGTCCCACGGGGATGCGGTTCCTCATCCGTTCGCGGATGCTCGACGAGGCCGAGCTGGCGGGCCTCGGCGTCACGGCGTGA